The genomic DNA GGATTTTTTGTGTTCATCTATATATGCTTTAGATATTGATTTAGGAGGTTTTTTTGAGTGTGCAGGACATAGTCTCTCTGTATGATAATATGTATTGATTGGTTCCTTATTATAGTTAGGGGATAAGTTGTGCAAGTCTTTCAATTGTCTTTTTCTGTGAGTGCACTTTACTAAACAACTTTTCAAAGACACAAACAGCGCCGCCTGCTGTTTTAAGTCAGCAACTGCTCTTGCCAAAATGTGCTGATGTGAACAGTTAGGTCTCTTGGTGTATAACTGTCCTGTTTGTTCTACCAGGAGACAATAGATAATTAAATGTAATCATTGAGGGTTTATGGGGATTAGGATAGGCACGTGAATGTTTTTCTGCCCGATTGTTTCACCATCACTGGACGGAGAAACACATATAACTAATCTTTCATTTTCTAAAGATGATATGAGCCAGTTTGAGCAGGATTTCCTGGCTTCCCATAATACTTATCGGGAGAACCATGGGGCGCCTCCTCTCGAACTCAATCGAGATATCTGCAACTCAGCACAAAAGTGGGCTGATTATCTGCTGTCCATCCACACCATGAAACACAGCGGAGGTCAATACGGAGAGAACCTGTACATGATGAACAACCCCAACGCCAACGAACTGGCAGGTATATGATTCCTACTATCAAACCTCCTATACTATCTATACTGTAAGTCAGTAGAGAGCAACTTGTATGCTCACTGGTCTACAAGGGCAGCCATCACTCACCCCTAGAGGGCAGTTAGACAGGGAGAATATGTAGCAAGCACACCTTGGTCATGTGACCGTGCACACCATAGTCACATCGGGGTCAGATAACCCTCGGATTTTTTGGGTGAACTGAAATTATTTCCATTATTTTTTTTCACACAAAAATGCGAATTTTAACAAGTTCGCAAACTTTTGCAAACACTTCATACATTGCTACTGGCAAAGAAGAAAGAAAGCGACTGTAAGGTCACCCAATAGGAAGATGCAATGTCACAAATGATGATGCTAAGGCTATTTATTGGTCGCTAAAGTGAGGCTGCCGCCAGTGGCCATAATGTTTCACCCGTACCAAGAATTCTTTTAAAGGAATTACACAAATGAAACATATCAGGTGCCAGGGGGATCACCGTATCTTGCAGGGCCCGGATCAGCTCTGGTTTCAAATATGGTAAAAAATGGTTATATTATGTAGGAAAAAAACTGAGCAGAACAGATTTCTTTTTTAAAGCAATTGTGCCTTTAAAAAAATGGTTCCCCCCTAGGTACAGTAGGAAGCAGAGGGTctgtggagctgaaccgcgttaatatcagctccggggacctcctgcccccgaGTTACTTACATCACAAAGTGCCTCAGGTCTCTCCTGcatgtttaaaggtcccgtgtcaggtgggtcaataggaagccgcatggGATGACGTCGCGACTTCCTAATGACCCGCCATGCGCGGAACCTTTAAACCGCCATATTGGGTGCCCAGTCAGACTTGCTACCGGCAGCACCTTCcggggtaagtatctcgggaagaaggaggttccccggagctgaaatcaacacggttctgctccggagacccccagctccggagacccccagctccggagacccccagcttcaaacgTGGAAAGAAGAGAAAAAGCCCCAAGAGGAAACACTTCTTTAAGCCGTAATACGATGCAGAACAGTTCAAATGATTATTTTCCCTCCATTTATTCAGGTAACGTGGCGGTGGATGCCTGGTACAATGAAATTACTGATTATGACTTCAACAATCCTGGGTTTTCAAGCACCACAGGTAAATTATCATCACAAGGAATCCCTGGGGCCCCGAATTAACTAAACAGTGCTAAGCGTTCATATATCTTAAATTGGAAGGAGGCTGGAAATATACTAAGTGCAGTTGCATGTCTAATGGGTTAAATTACATCTTTAAACATTTCCATTGCAAACAAAAGCtttgtaaggttttttttttaacaatctgcATCTAATGTCTTTTGCTGATTAGACTGTCAGTTACCAAATCCCCAGACACATATTTTACTTTTCTCTGTCAATGTTTGCAAGGCGATAATAACGCCATCATTAGTCTTAAAGAAAAACGGAAGTAGCTGATAATGATAACGCCCctcgtgaccgggacatttaaacttgaggcgataccagcaccccatactggggcctgtacctcaggaagcaggaggtccccagacctgaaagtaATGGGGTccaggtccagagaccccctgcttcaatccaatattattaaaatatataccgTGCGATTGCCTGTCAGagcagtgcagggagatgcagcgtctctctgtgcagctcttccagactgatagAGGGAAAACGCATGTTACGGGCATTTCGCTtgttattctggaggccagggtcatgtgtaagatgattagcccagatagattcaactcggccctctttccaaagcacaacaagttctgtatcttttcgtcactttatttagggaaagcagcataaaagacaggcacttgtgaagagatgttggtgtttagataatgtctctctgtgggtgctttgtagttaaggacaggtgaaaagggtaatcctgccactagagcagttacagcaggtactcactcatccagtggtgatggtggaaaaggaagtcccaatgtattcttggtagcaagatagcctggggagagaccatctgtgggcagagcagagggggagaaagcagactagctcatttgagagaaaggctggcgctgctatagcaactcactgaaatgtctaagggagctacaacatgtagcaataatgttgcatttctgatacagcaagctgctgggacagggcaaaatgacaggcaactgaacaagggagaaatggatcccataaactaaaggagagacagaggaatatggactctagttccaggacacttgTAAAGCAGCTACCAACTCGTGCGatatgtcatttttttaaaacaaaccgTATATAACCTGTGATTTGCCTTAATAAATACTGTTTTTTCACTAATTTTATTCCTTGATGTAGTAACATGCCAACACGGTCAATTTTGCAATGATAaaatcaaagctactagaataggcccaatAGAGGGCTATGTATGAAGAATAGTTTTTTGAAAACAGtgcattgtccccaataaactaTTTCTCACCTTATATAATTAGCAGCACATGTTGCTAGGTCATTGTTCATGTTCTTACATTTGGCGCAGGTTTTGTTATTGTTTGTATGACGTGCATCACACCCATACATATGAATGCATTACGAGTGTGCGCCTACTTGCATTTCTCTTTTACGGAAAGAAGAAGTTGATGTACAATGTTGATGTATTTATGGTGCATATAACTGACGCATGCTTTGTTGCAATTTGTGTATATTTATCGGTTACACATGTATGGCCAAAACAGAATTTACACATCAAAATAGTTTTTGTACATTGTCACACCAATGAGCGTGAATTTGTTACGCTTCTCTATGTCACTTTCCTGACAATTACATTTTTTCAGGGGAAAAATAGAAAATATGAGAATATATTTTAGCGATAAATATAAGGAAGCTTCCCCGATAAATAAGGACCCCTTGTCTTCTCTCGTGCATCTCACAGGTCACTTCACGCAGGTCGTCTGGAAGGCCTCTTCAGAAGTTGGAGTAGGACTGGCCACCGATGGCAATGGAATTTTCTACGTGGTGGGACAGTACAACCCACATGGGAATATCACCAACCCCGGCTCCTTTCAGATGAATGTCCTGCCCTTAGGAACAGCACCAGAGTCAGATCCATAATAACTCCACTGGTTAGCTCTTGAACCACACATTCCTAAACACAgaattgtatttgctgtacactgtatggtggagggtttttatcacttttttttacccaccataacttttttaatgtctttttatagACACAAGAATAAGGCAAATAAAAATTCTCTTCCTCTCCTCAATCACTACTACTCCTATTCTGTGGCAACATGTTCCCCAATCCtaaccctacccacataccaATCCTTTTACATTCCACACCCTGTCCCAAAGTCTCCTTCTCACCACTCGCTGCCAATCACGCCAACCGCATCCCCAATACACCAACCGCATCCCCATTACACCAACCGCATCCCCATTACACCAACCGCATCCCCATTACACCAACCGCATCCCCATTACACCAACCGCATCCCCATTACACCAACCGCATCCCCATCACACCTCTCCCTTGCCTTTTCCTGTGCCCTATGGAACGCACAGTCTGTGTTCTGCAAACTCACAGTAATACATGACTGGTTCATTTCCAACTCTCTCTACCTTCCAGCCATTACAGACACCTtgctcaccctctcagacaccgCCTCTCCTGCTGCACTCTCCTATTATGATGTCTCCCTCAGCCACACCCCTAGACCAGGGAATAGAAAGGGAGGTGGAGTTGCCATATTACATTCCACACGCTGCACATTTCATGCCATACCCCTATTTCCCACCTCTCTTTCACATCCTTTGAAGTCCCTGGTGTCCATCTCTTCTCCCCCTGTCGCTGCCTTTTGTCCCCCTGGACATGCATCTCAATTTCTTGACAACTGTTGCTGGTTGGCTCCCTCACTTCCTTTCTTCTGACAAACTTACTGTCATACTGGGAGACGTTAATATAACTCCCTTGACATGGTTTTCTCCCACTCCTGCTCTCTCTAACTCCTCTAACATGCCCTTTCCTTTCTCTGATCGTCCCCTCCTAACCTTTAACTCCACTGTAACCTATGCACCCTCCACACCTACTTCCATGagcacatacagaaacctacatgCCCTAGACCACTCCAATTTTCAACATCTCTACAACCTATCCTCCAATCTGAGCCACGCGCTATCCTACAATGAacagccaccttaccttcttgtttcaacattgtgccTCATTCCCCATAGATTGTAATCTTTCACGAGTAAGGCCATCATGACTTCTTTGtatctgtgcatgtttgtcctcacgtGTATGTAGCTGTTTATTTAATATACATagctctgtaccccattgtaccccATTGTACCTTGCTGCAGAATGttttggcactttacaaataaattataatataaaaGTTGAAGACCTCAGATTTTTCGTCATCTAGTAGATGTGTTCCTATCTAAGTATCTGTCTATCATGCCTTATCTATCTTATTTTGTCTTACCATTTACGCCTTGTCTGCGTGAAACTGCTGTACCTTTTATCTCTGACTTTTCCTTGTGTCCCAGAGCACGTCTTGACTCGGAGTGCTCCAGCTTATTGTCTCTCACATTGTCCAATATTTATTAAGCAATTTCTTTCCAATAGTAAaggagaagggggcagtagggccaggcttgggaggaagtatgaggagttcctGTCTTTGAGTCAGCTGAGGGCTATCCGGGATGATATAACAGAGAGACAATCAAAGACTTTGGTCTGAACACCAggattgaaaagtaaatttgtgtatcatcagcatagaggtaatatttTAACCCGAAAGATGTGATCATGTTGCCTAAAAAGAGCATGTATAGAAAAAAGAGAAGACCCCTGGCGTAAAAGGTAAAAGGAAATACAGGCTAGAGCTTTATTACAGATACCAAGAGTGTGGAGACTGTGAAGGATAAAtgagtggtccacagtatcaaaagtTGCATATAAGCAGGATATGATATATTATAAGCAGGATATAATAACTTTGGTCAGCATTAAGGTCAttagtgagcagtgcggaattCACAttatagagggtctaggagagaataaaagttaagaaaatggagcaagtgagagaatacatgTCGTTGAAGGAGCTTAGAGGCAAAAGACAGCAGGGAGAAAGGTTTAAAGATACAGTAGGTAGTGGGAAGCATACTATTTTTGTGTATAGGTATaaccagtgtttgacaaacctatacatttgctcgccccgggcgagtggatttaacccccgggcgagtaaatattggcccaagcagcacacgtttggtactaggtggcgagtagatttttttgtgtggcgagtagattttttggtgatttgtcaaccactgggtaTAACTACAGTGTGCTTGAAAGGGTTGGAAAGGTCCAGTACCACAGCTGAGGCAGGAGTTGAAAATATGAGTGAGATTATGGATTAAAGTGGAAGCAAGAgatttgaggagatgggagggaaagcggtcaagagggcaagtggtagaggaggaggaggagtgcaACAGCGTTAAGGGGGTGCATTGACAAATGGAATCTATCTCACACTGAAGATCCATATAGCTACAGTATGTGGAGATATACACGGAGTAGACCCAAAATATAAAGATCTCCCTTTATCATCATATTATCAGAACATGAAACTGAGGTACCAAAAAGTAGGAGAGTGTAAGAATTTACACCCCTAGGGTTATCCACCTCTAAAGTCAATATGGATAAAGGTTGGTATTTAGTGTTGTTGGAGTTAGAAAACTCCTTTGAAGGCATCAGGAATTTGCATACCTTACACCTACCACTGGGGTATAATCCCTTCAGTCTCTCTCCCAACCATGTTCATTTCGCTATGGTACTGTAATGGCTATGTACAagtttatgttttatatttttagtATGTCTACAGACCATACTCGGGGTGGTCTTCAGAACTTATTTGACGTCTTGATCTTCCAACAGAAGATGCCAATATCATTGAAAGATATTTTGGACATTACCCCATTGGTTAATGGAAGTGCCAATGAATCTAATGGTGTCATCCCTTTGATCAGTTCTCTGATGTGTCATCAAAAGTTTGGACCTGGGTGTGGTAACAGCCCTGCAATAGGCCTTCTTAATAGTCCACTTGTCATATCCCCTTATTTGAAAGCGATCCCTCCTGTCACCTGCTTGGCTGTTCAATTCTGCTAATGTTGAGCAATTCATCTCAACCTGAGAAACTATCTTGTTGGAATATTCTTGATCATATACTTCGGGTGGTGACTTGTGGCCCTTAGAAAGCTATTTCTTGCTGTGGACTTCATAAAATTCATTGTATCCCATTTTCCTTCCTGATTTTTGCTCTATGTGAGGTCAAGAAAATCAATACTTTCCTTACGGATCTGATATGCAAGTTTCAAGTTGTTCTCATTTGTATCAAGGGTATTGATGAATTCTCTAAGGAGGTCTTCTGTGCCTCTCCAAAGGAGCAAAACATCATCAATATCCTCATCCAAATTTCCACAAATTCAGTATACCTATCCAGGGTCTCTCTGAACACCACCGTCTCCTCCCACCACCCTAAATAGAAATTGGCACAGGTGGGAGCGCAGGTGTTTCCCATTGCTGTCCCCTGTAACTTGTGGTCAAATCGGAAAACATTCCTTGTGAGAGTAAAGTCACGTAGCCTTAGAATAAAGGTGCTGTGGGTTTTTGAGTGATAGTTTCTAGCTTTCAAGAAGTGTTATATTGCACACATATCAGACACATGGGGGATACTGGTATACAGCCCCTCAACGTCGAGGCCTACCAGTAGTGTCTCTACCGATGATTATGTCTTCCAATTTAAGGAGGACAACTTTGGTATCTCTAAGGTATGAAAGCAAGGTGCTGACAAAGGGATGTAGAAAACGATCCAAGTAAATGCTGGCATTGCTTGTCAGGTTATCAATGTCTGACACTATTGTTCTCCTTGGAGCAGGTGAGACCCCCTTATTCACTTTGGGTAGATGATAGAAAGTTGCCAGCTTTGGCGTTTTAACTGTGATGAGTTCTACTCGTTTTTGGAGAGAACTTTGTCTCCAATCCTTCTTTCAGGATAGTTATTAATTATTTCTGAAATATAGTACTTGGATCGGATTCGAAGATTTTATAACATTTCCTATCAGATACGAAGCATCTGCACGCCATAACATAGGTCTCTGTATCCAAAATTACCATATTCCCTCCCTTATCGGAAGCTTTGATAATGATACTGTGATCATTCTCCAGGTCTTGGAGAGCTACGTAGTCATTCTTCATGGTTTAGATTATGTTggcatttatttttttgtagttCAAGTAAATCTTTCGTGACCAATTTAGTGAACACATCCACATTAGAGCTAGTCTCTATCGGTGGGACAAATTTGGATCTCTTCCCTAGATCAGTAAA from Ascaphus truei isolate aAscTru1 chromosome 21, aAscTru1.hap1, whole genome shotgun sequence includes the following:
- the LOC142472280 gene encoding Golgi-associated plant pathogenesis-related protein 1-like — translated: MASNADDMSQFEQDFLASHNTYRENHGAPPLELNRDICNSAQKWADYLLSIHTMKHSGGQYGENLYMMNNPNANELAGNVAVDAWYNEITDYDFNNPGFSSTTGHFTQVVWKASSEVGVGLATDGNGIFYVVGQYNPHGNITNPGSFQMNVLPLGTAPESDP